Proteins encoded together in one Chitinophaga sp. LS1 window:
- a CDS encoding TetR/AcrR family transcriptional regulator, with amino-acid sequence MIAETKDEMRDKIVDAALKRFSNYTASKTTMNEIADDLHCSKASLYYYFSDKKSLHFAVLERIGELFRAEQEAEADKDLPAASILMNLLEIKRQFVLRYCRLEMFKILNDNSAETIRAMTIMKERELAMMTRVMEKGVAAGDFKIKNTSEMAALYSQAIEGLRFSALDCFNPKLEIEPEEVEKVIDKQRLLTEIFVKGIK; translated from the coding sequence ATGATCGCAGAAACCAAGGACGAAATGCGGGATAAGATCGTGGATGCAGCGTTAAAGAGATTCTCTAACTACACTGCTTCCAAGACTACCATGAATGAGATTGCGGACGATCTGCATTGTTCAAAGGCTTCCTTATATTATTATTTTTCCGACAAAAAGAGTCTGCACTTTGCCGTGCTCGAAAGGATCGGAGAGCTCTTTCGAGCAGAGCAGGAAGCAGAAGCAGATAAAGATCTGCCTGCGGCCAGCATACTTATGAACCTCCTCGAAATAAAACGACAGTTTGTACTCAGGTACTGCCGCCTGGAAATGTTCAAGATCCTGAATGATAATAGTGCAGAGACCATCCGTGCCATGACGATCATGAAGGAAAGAGAACTGGCCATGATGACCCGGGTGATGGAAAAAGGTGTGGCAGCAGGTGACTTTAAGATCAAAAATACCAGCGAAATGGCCGCCTTATATAGTCAGGCTATAGAAGGATTGCGCTTTTCGGCATTGGATTGCTTCAATCCTAAATTGGAAATAGAGCCAGAAGAAGTAGAAAAGGTAATAGATAAACAGCGGTTACTTACCGAGATTTTTGTTAAAGGCATAAAGTAA
- a CDS encoding TetR/AcrR family transcriptional regulator, protein MGVKERILETALRMFRLYGIKGVTMFDISKECGVSKKTVYEHFEDKEDLVLEGMKFVLDSHIEHFQDFRQNSANAIEELIKELEYMEMMGKTINPVMLYEIQKYHPAIWKRIEEFKKDCVLHSINENLQRGIEEGVYRSDLNMNIISRMRQLQLETVFDPEQYPVMQFDMHEVMEQLTKHFILGVATLEGRKLAAQYLHIHEESTTGIAH, encoded by the coding sequence ATGGGCGTAAAAGAAAGGATACTGGAGACAGCGCTGAGGATGTTCCGGTTGTACGGCATCAAGGGCGTAACGATGTTTGACATTTCAAAAGAATGCGGCGTATCCAAAAAGACGGTATACGAGCATTTTGAAGACAAGGAAGACCTGGTGCTGGAAGGCATGAAATTCGTACTTGACAGTCATATCGAGCATTTCCAGGACTTTCGCCAAAACTCCGCCAATGCCATTGAAGAGCTGATCAAAGAGCTGGAATATATGGAGATGATGGGCAAAACAATCAACCCCGTCATGCTGTACGAAATACAGAAATACCATCCGGCTATCTGGAAGCGAATCGAAGAATTTAAGAAGGATTGTGTACTGCACAGTATTAATGAGAATTTACAGCGTGGCATTGAAGAAGGGGTGTACAGAAGCGATCTGAATATGAACATCATCAGCCGTATGAGGCAACTACAACTCGAAACCGTATTCGATCCTGAACAGTACCCGGTCATGCAGTTCGACATGCATGAAGTAATGGAACAACTAACGAAACATTTTATTCTGGGAGTAGCTACCCTTGAAGGAAGAAAACTGGCAGCACAATATTTACATATACACGAAGAATCTACAACCGGCATCGCTCATTAA
- a CDS encoding TolC family protein, giving the protein MKKIMFTLVLLAGIRASYAQSALTLQDCLKYALANNQALARTRLEEDMGRFKTSEVRGQALPQVNANGSYTNNIKKQVLPIPGEFVGEPGKTVLLTAGVTHNLTASGSVTQEVYNQSVFTGLKAAKAGEEYYRMQTAQSEETVIYNVTSLYYAALVSREKTTVLDANIDKLQKLVNTTATQVENGLARKIDLDRMRVNLTNYKTQRINAQNQFLIQANQLKMQMGMSMSTALELPATSFKEIESKTANAADFGGVALDNRIEYKLLSKQEELQTYQKKAYIAQFYPTLQLGGNYSYNGISDKFDFLKSKSGGSTSSWYDMASVSLTLKVPIFDGFARRSRVSQANVTLKELSKQKEETALALNTQFENAKLQAQNNLSTIHAQKENVELANEVYTSTQNNYNLGLASLTDLLDSETSLTEAQNNYNEALLQYKLAELDIIKSNGNLKSLLN; this is encoded by the coding sequence ATGAAAAAGATCATGTTTACACTTGTCCTCCTGGCGGGGATCAGGGCTTCCTATGCACAATCCGCATTGACTTTACAGGACTGCCTGAAATATGCCCTCGCCAACAATCAGGCCCTGGCCCGCACCAGGCTTGAAGAAGATATGGGGAGGTTCAAGACCAGTGAAGTAAGAGGTCAGGCACTGCCGCAAGTCAATGCCAACGGAAGCTATACAAACAATATCAAGAAACAGGTATTACCTATTCCCGGTGAATTTGTCGGGGAACCAGGCAAAACCGTACTGCTGACCGCAGGTGTGACGCACAACCTCACAGCTTCCGGCTCTGTAACTCAGGAAGTATACAACCAGTCTGTATTTACCGGTCTCAAAGCCGCAAAAGCAGGTGAAGAATACTATCGTATGCAGACCGCGCAGAGTGAAGAGACTGTGATCTACAACGTAACCAGTCTTTACTATGCAGCACTGGTAAGCCGTGAAAAAACCACTGTACTGGATGCAAATATTGACAAACTGCAAAAACTGGTAAACACTACTGCTACACAGGTTGAAAATGGCCTTGCCCGCAAAATAGACCTGGACAGAATGCGTGTAAACCTTACAAACTATAAAACACAGCGCATCAATGCGCAAAACCAATTCCTGATCCAGGCCAATCAGCTGAAAATGCAAATGGGTATGTCCATGAGTACAGCGCTGGAACTGCCGGCTACCTCTTTCAAGGAGATCGAAAGCAAAACAGCGAATGCAGCCGATTTCGGAGGCGTGGCACTGGACAACAGGATTGAATATAAACTGCTGAGCAAGCAGGAAGAACTGCAAACCTATCAGAAGAAAGCGTACATCGCGCAGTTCTACCCTACGCTGCAGCTGGGTGGTAACTACTCTTACAATGGTATCAGCGATAAGTTCGATTTTCTTAAATCCAAATCAGGGGGCTCTACTTCCAGCTGGTACGATATGGCTTCTGTAAGCCTGACACTGAAGGTGCCTATCTTCGACGGTTTTGCACGTCGCTCAAGAGTAAGCCAGGCAAATGTGACACTGAAAGAACTGAGCAAGCAGAAAGAAGAAACAGCACTGGCACTGAACACACAGTTTGAAAATGCCAAGCTGCAGGCCCAGAACAACCTGAGCACCATTCATGCACAAAAGGAAAACGTAGAACTGGCCAATGAGGTGTATACCTCCACCCAGAACAACTACAACCTGGGACTGGCCAGCCTGACAGACCTGCTGGATTCAGAAACTTCGCTCACAGAAGCACAGAATAATTACAACGAAGCATTGTTGCAATATAAACTGGCTGAACTGGACATTATAAAATCCAACGGGAATCTTAAATCCCTGTTGAACTAA
- a CDS encoding efflux RND transporter periplasmic adaptor subunit translates to MKKIIIWSLVTIAAVVLIMWKLGANKKANEAKTEFVKKSNAGEIPVLTEKVSKEDFSQGFLANGNFEPIRELDYLAETSGRITKLLVDEGSVVKQGQVIAYVDGEILGTDLQSAKVNLEQLRVDKERYEAAFKTGGVTKKQVDDATLQYELAQTRYTAATRRVSDTYIKAPISGIINKKYVEQGAYLSPGNKLFDIVDVSRLKLAVSVPEIQVVTLKEGDKVNVTTNVFPEVSYEGKITFIAAKGDNTLNYPVEMEVTNISGKQLRAGMFGTAHFDIKNAAPMILVPRTSFVGGVNSNQVYVFENNTAKLRKVVAGRIFGDRVEIREGLNEGETVITAGQINLTDGAKVTVQQQAKG, encoded by the coding sequence ATGAAAAAAATTATTATCTGGAGCTTAGTGACCATCGCCGCTGTGGTATTGATCATGTGGAAACTAGGTGCCAATAAAAAAGCCAACGAAGCCAAAACTGAATTTGTAAAAAAGAGCAACGCCGGTGAGATACCAGTTCTGACTGAAAAGGTGAGTAAAGAAGATTTTTCACAGGGTTTCCTCGCAAACGGAAACTTTGAACCAATACGTGAACTGGATTACCTGGCGGAGACTTCCGGCCGTATTACCAAACTGCTGGTAGACGAAGGTAGCGTAGTAAAACAAGGTCAGGTGATCGCCTATGTAGATGGTGAGATCCTGGGTACTGATCTGCAATCAGCCAAAGTAAATCTTGAACAACTGCGTGTAGATAAAGAAAGATATGAAGCTGCCTTTAAAACTGGTGGTGTGACAAAGAAACAAGTGGACGATGCCACCCTTCAGTATGAACTGGCACAAACCCGCTACACCGCTGCTACCCGTCGTGTGAGCGATACTTATATCAAAGCACCGATATCCGGTATCATCAATAAGAAATATGTAGAACAGGGTGCGTACCTCTCTCCTGGCAACAAACTGTTCGACATCGTGGATGTAAGCCGTTTGAAACTCGCTGTATCCGTACCGGAAATACAGGTAGTAACCCTGAAAGAAGGCGATAAAGTAAATGTAACGACTAACGTATTCCCTGAAGTAAGCTATGAAGGTAAAATCACTTTCATTGCTGCCAAAGGTGATAATACCCTGAACTACCCTGTAGAAATGGAAGTAACTAACATCAGCGGCAAGCAACTGCGTGCCGGTATGTTTGGTACCGCTCATTTCGATATCAAAAATGCTGCGCCTATGATCCTGGTTCCACGCACCTCTTTTGTAGGTGGTGTAAACAGTAACCAGGTATATGTATTCGAAAACAATACCGCTAAGCTGCGTAAAGTAGTAGCAGGCCGCATTTTCGGTGACAGAGTAGAAATAAGGGAAGGACTGAATGAAGGTGAAACGGTGATCACCGCCGGTCAGATCAACCTGACAGATGGAGCTAAGGTTACTGTGCAACAACAGGCGAAAGGATAA